In a single window of the Pseudanabaena sp. BC1403 genome:
- a CDS encoding Calvin cycle protein CP12 — MSNITEKIQEELKQARETCEVSGTGSKECAAAWDAVEELQAESSHQKQSKGKNSLEVYCDDNPEAAECRLYED; from the coding sequence ATGAGCAATATTACAGAGAAGATCCAAGAAGAACTAAAACAAGCCAGAGAAACCTGCGAAGTTAGCGGTACTGGCTCCAAGGAATGCGCTGCTGCATGGGATGCAGTTGAAGAGTTACAAGCTGAGTCTTCACATCAAAAACAGTCAAAGGGTAAAAACTCCCTTGAAGTTTATTGTGACGATAATCCTGAAGCGGCTGAATGCCGCCTTTACGAAGATTAA
- a CDS encoding CCA tRNA nucleotidyltransferase gives MYLKNFDRFFSPLQWQIILTTAQIAHDLNLRAFAVGGIVRDAIVRENHPSPPLHKDLDLVFDGGEQAGMKVAIALHQLFPASKLQLHEKFQTAALSWQDADQDFEMDMATARREIYAYAGANPQVIATTLEDDLWRRDFTINALAIELDPQLGIKGEVIDRFQGLVDLANKQVRAIREGSFEEDPRRLFRAVRFAMRLDLEIATETYTEIIATTSSGIHDAIGGARLRSELLYTLAEPRAGAMFELLQKLGALRCIHPDLKLPKNLTNSFKHQWRRSQYWLHLLNQLENKTYAPLQLGLELLLSYLPHQIATQLDLGLAPEQKTRQIKLADLLINLPNLVSIGLKNSEITQNLQKFDTQTLILSGAKCEPAQRRILWRYLTQWQMVKSPLTGADLKQVGYATGKQMGEILQRLRFATIDREILTKEDAIVYLHTQE, from the coding sequence ATGTATTTGAAAAATTTCGATCGCTTCTTTAGTCCTTTGCAATGGCAGATTATTTTAACGACAGCGCAGATTGCCCATGATTTGAATTTACGGGCTTTCGCTGTGGGTGGTATTGTTCGCGATGCCATAGTGAGAGAAAACCATCCATCGCCGCCTTTACATAAAGATCTAGACTTAGTTTTCGATGGGGGAGAACAGGCAGGAATGAAAGTAGCGATCGCTTTGCATCAACTTTTTCCCGCATCAAAATTACAACTCCATGAAAAATTTCAGACAGCAGCATTGAGCTGGCAAGATGCAGATCAAGACTTTGAAATGGACATGGCGACGGCGCGGCGCGAGATTTATGCCTATGCTGGGGCAAATCCACAAGTGATCGCGACAACTCTCGAAGATGATTTGTGGCGGCGCGATTTCACGATTAATGCTTTGGCTATAGAACTCGATCCACAATTGGGAATTAAAGGCGAAGTGATTGATCGTTTTCAAGGCTTGGTAGATTTAGCCAATAAGCAGGTACGCGCCATTCGTGAAGGAAGCTTTGAGGAAGATCCGCGTCGGTTGTTTCGGGCAGTACGTTTTGCGATGCGATTAGATTTGGAAATTGCCACTGAAACTTATACAGAAATCATAGCAACTACTTCAAGCGGAATCCATGATGCGATCGGTGGAGCTAGACTGCGATCGGAGTTGCTTTATACTCTTGCCGAACCTAGAGCAGGAGCAATGTTTGAACTTTTGCAAAAATTAGGAGCATTGCGATGTATTCATCCAGATTTAAAACTACCTAAGAATTTAACTAATTCGTTTAAGCATCAATGGCGGCGATCGCAATATTGGCTACATTTACTCAATCAATTAGAGAACAAAACTTATGCACCACTGCAACTAGGATTGGAATTGCTGCTATCCTATTTACCTCATCAAATAGCAACACAACTAGATCTGGGGTTAGCACCTGAACAAAAAACAAGGCAAATAAAACTAGCAGATTTACTAATAAATTTGCCAAATTTAGTAAGTATTGGCTTAAAGAATTCAGAGATCACCCAAAATCTGCAAAAATTCGATACTCAGACTTTAATATTGTCTGGAGCAAAATGTGAACCTGCTCAACGACGCATCCTTTGGCGTTATCTAACCCAATGGCAAATGGTCAAATCACCATTGACAGGTGCAGACCTCAAGCAAGTTGGTTATGCTACAGGTAAACAAATGGGCGAAATATTACAACGCTTAAGGTTTGCCACGATTGATCGTGAAATTCTAACTAAAGAAGATGCGATCGTTTATCTTCATACCCAAGAGTAA
- a CDS encoding 2Fe-2S iron-sulfur cluster-binding protein, whose translation MANITFVNEGKEAIAMDGVNLRIKALENNIDIYKFVAKLTNCNGYGQCATCVVEIVEGLENLSPKTEFEEKKLKNKPNNYRLACQTLVNQGNVSVKTRP comes from the coding sequence ATGGCGAACATTACGTTTGTGAATGAAGGAAAAGAAGCGATCGCTATGGATGGCGTTAACCTTCGTATAAAAGCTCTCGAAAACAATATCGACATCTATAAATTTGTTGCGAAGCTCACCAACTGTAATGGTTATGGACAATGTGCCACCTGTGTAGTCGAGATTGTAGAAGGTTTGGAGAACCTTTCACCCAAAACAGAATTTGAAGAAAAAAAACTTAAAAATAAACCAAATAATTACCGTCTCGCTTGTCAAACCTTGGTAAATCAAGGAAATGTAAGTGTAAAGACTAGACCATAG
- a CDS encoding site-2 protease family protein has protein sequence MRGGIRIGSISGIPIYIDSSWFLVIGFLAVWLSAAYTKLSPSFSLGYGAITAILFFFSIAFNKTAHAIMSKARGVEVNAINIQFMGGASTVEQEAKDPFSVFSIAISGPLVSFFLSVIGFTAAWLIAGDVIFSGNPKTIEALPESIGSMRTIWTMIALNIARINLIFGVFSLIPALPFEGGHILKAAVWKLTGDRFTGIRWAARSGQFCGIMTMVLGGLVSFSGIPIGGIFLIFIGWFLFGNAGGYLYLNNLQQALLDINAEAAMTRDFRLVDAEISLREFADKFLLMEDKDANPIYIASSNGRDRGIISAGAIRNIDSSEWQSKSLQSLIKPFDEIDTVDLKTQISTVVNLLEQKQLRYVIVRSPVGSVAGVIDHGDIIKALDSKLLWRIPSEYVKQIKADGKFPANFRLVEICEQLEASKQ, from the coding sequence ATGAGAGGCGGTATCCGCATCGGCAGCATTTCTGGCATTCCCATATACATTGATTCATCATGGTTTCTCGTCATCGGCTTTCTTGCCGTTTGGCTGAGTGCTGCCTATACCAAGTTATCGCCATCTTTTTCTTTAGGCTATGGGGCAATCACCGCTATCCTGTTCTTTTTTTCGATCGCTTTCAATAAAACTGCCCATGCCATTATGTCCAAGGCACGCGGCGTTGAAGTGAACGCGATTAATATTCAGTTTATGGGTGGGGCAAGTACGGTTGAGCAGGAAGCTAAAGATCCTTTCTCTGTATTTAGTATTGCCATTTCAGGCCCCTTAGTTAGCTTTTTTTTGAGTGTGATCGGATTTACTGCGGCTTGGCTAATCGCTGGGGATGTGATTTTTTCTGGTAATCCAAAAACTATTGAGGCATTACCCGAAAGTATTGGTAGTATGCGCACCATTTGGACAATGATTGCGCTGAATATTGCCCGAATCAATCTCATATTTGGAGTGTTTAGTCTCATCCCTGCGCTGCCCTTTGAAGGTGGTCATATTCTCAAAGCAGCGGTTTGGAAACTGACAGGCGATCGCTTTACTGGCATTCGATGGGCGGCGCGATCGGGGCAGTTCTGCGGGATTATGACGATGGTTTTGGGAGGCTTAGTCAGCTTCAGTGGTATTCCTATCGGCGGTATTTTTCTGATCTTTATTGGATGGTTTCTATTTGGCAATGCAGGTGGCTATCTGTATCTCAACAATTTACAGCAAGCTCTACTTGATATTAATGCTGAAGCTGCGATGACAAGAGATTTTCGCCTCGTTGATGCCGAAATCTCATTGCGAGAATTTGCTGATAAATTCTTACTAATGGAAGATAAAGATGCAAATCCTATTTATATCGCTTCCTCAAATGGGCGCGATCGCGGCATCATTTCGGCTGGGGCTATCCGCAATATTGACAGTAGCGAATGGCAATCAAAATCTTTGCAATCTCTAATTAAACCCTTTGATGAAATTGATACTGTCGATCTCAAAACGCAAATTTCCACAGTTGTGAATCTCCTCGAACAAAAACAATTGCGTTATGTGATTGTGCGATCGCCTGTGGGATCAGTAGCAGGCGTAATCGATCATGGGGATATCATCAAGGCTTTAGATAGTAAACTTCTTTGGCGAATTCCTTCTGAATATGTCAAGCAGATTAAAGCTGATGGAAAATTCCCTGCAAACTTCCGTTTAGTAGAAATTTGTGAACAGTTAGAGGCTTCCAAGCAATAA
- a CDS encoding 4-hydroxybenzoate solanesyltransferase, protein MTTSLTNDESTFQKIVRLLRWHKPAGRLILMLPALWATVAAAKTQHQLPPLDLLGVVILGSLATSAAGCVINDLWDRDIDPQVDRTKNRPLADRSLSIQVGIAVLLVAGLCAFLLSTYLNPLSFGLCFAAVPVIAIYPACKRFFPIPQLVLSIAWGFAVLIPWSAVTGGLDRHAWELWTAVIAWTMGFDTIYAMSDRTDDLKVGVNSSALFFGRYVTIAIAIFLAIALGCLIWLGWEIQLGYAHYFACLTAGVIWIWQCNRLNQAEIPSELYQKAFGQNVWIGFIILTGMLPSTLGLS, encoded by the coding sequence ATGACCACGAGCCTCACCAATGACGAATCAACATTTCAAAAGATCGTGCGTCTTTTGCGTTGGCACAAACCCGCAGGAAGACTAATTTTGATGTTGCCTGCACTGTGGGCAACAGTTGCAGCCGCCAAAACTCAACATCAATTGCCGCCTCTTGATTTATTGGGTGTGGTGATACTTGGCAGCTTGGCAACTAGCGCCGCAGGTTGCGTGATTAATGATCTTTGGGATCGCGATATTGATCCGCAAGTTGATCGCACTAAAAATCGTCCTTTAGCTGATCGCTCTTTATCGATTCAAGTGGGGATCGCAGTTTTATTAGTCGCAGGTCTATGTGCTTTTTTACTATCGACCTATCTCAATCCTCTAAGTTTTGGGCTGTGCTTCGCTGCCGTACCTGTAATTGCAATTTATCCAGCTTGCAAGCGCTTTTTCCCAATACCACAACTCGTACTGTCGATCGCATGGGGATTTGCCGTACTAATCCCTTGGAGTGCTGTTACTGGCGGACTTGATCGCCATGCTTGGGAGTTATGGACAGCAGTGATCGCTTGGACAATGGGCTTTGACACAATTTATGCCATGAGCGATCGCACTGATGATCTCAAGGTTGGGGTTAACTCTAGTGCCCTCTTTTTTGGAAGATATGTAACAATTGCGATCGCCATATTTTTAGCGATCGCCCTTGGATGTTTGATTTGGCTAGGTTGGGAGATTCAACTTGGTTACGCACACTACTTTGCTTGCTTGACGGCAGGAGTAATATGGATATGGCAATGTAACAGACTGAATCAAGCTGAAATTCCGAGTGAGTTATACCAAAAAGCCTTTGGTCAAAATGTCTGGATCGGCTTTATTATTCTTACAGGAATGCTACCATCGACCCTAGGACTTAGCTAA
- a CDS encoding LOG family protein, whose product MPTIPSRSDIEALSDDLHKLVDNLESTEHGELIYNALKAIAQLSQADTERLDWKILAGSLQDMQKAIAMFYPYRFNRKVSIFGSARTDANAPEYRKAFEFSEKITKQGFMVITGAGGGIMAAGNEGAGNNSFGLNISLPFEQSSNGFVSEASRLVRFRYFFTRKLYFIKESDAIALFPGGFGTQDEFFECLTLCQTGRTTPRPIVLIDKQGGDYWNDWNVFVQNNLLERGLIIKEDLSLYKITDDIDEACQFITSFYSVYHSCRWVGDLFVIRLHVEITDEHLERLNDNFSDILISGKIERSSALPKEANEPHILDLPRLAMHFNQHGFGRLYELISAINDTCDSGNPLVCHPEQR is encoded by the coding sequence ATGCCTACAATTCCATCACGTTCAGATATTGAAGCTCTTTCTGATGATTTGCATAAACTGGTTGACAATCTTGAATCAACCGAGCATGGAGAGCTAATTTACAATGCATTAAAGGCGATCGCGCAACTTAGTCAGGCTGATACAGAACGCTTAGACTGGAAAATCTTGGCGGGTTCTTTGCAGGATATGCAAAAAGCGATCGCTATGTTTTATCCCTATCGCTTTAATCGTAAAGTGAGTATCTTTGGTTCAGCTCGTACTGACGCAAATGCGCCCGAATATCGCAAAGCCTTTGAATTTTCTGAAAAAATCACCAAACAAGGATTCATGGTGATTACTGGTGCTGGAGGCGGCATCATGGCGGCAGGAAATGAAGGCGCAGGTAATAATTCTTTTGGCTTAAATATCAGTCTGCCCTTTGAGCAATCAAGTAATGGATTTGTATCTGAGGCTTCGCGTTTAGTTAGGTTTCGATATTTCTTTACGCGCAAACTTTACTTTATTAAAGAGAGTGATGCGATCGCGCTTTTTCCTGGAGGTTTCGGCACGCAGGATGAGTTTTTTGAGTGCTTAACGCTCTGTCAAACGGGAAGAACAACGCCGCGCCCGATTGTCTTAATCGATAAGCAGGGTGGAGATTATTGGAATGACTGGAATGTATTTGTCCAGAATAATTTGCTGGAAAGAGGCTTGATTATCAAAGAAGACCTCAGTCTTTACAAAATAACCGACGATATTGATGAAGCTTGTCAATTTATTACTTCGTTTTATAGTGTTTATCACTCTTGTCGATGGGTTGGGGATTTATTTGTAATTCGATTGCACGTAGAAATTACTGATGAGCATCTTGAGCGCCTAAATGATAATTTCAGCGATATTTTAATCAGTGGCAAAATCGAGCGCAGTTCAGCTCTGCCCAAAGAAGCCAATGAGCCACATATTCTGGATTTGCCTCGGCTAGCCATGCATTTTAATCAACATGGTTTTGGCCGCTTGTATGAGTTAATTTCAGCGATTAACGACACTTGTGATAGTGGTAATCCCCTAGTTTGTCATCCTGAACAACGCTAA